From Sulfuracidifex tepidarius, one genomic window encodes:
- a CDS encoding antibiotic biosynthesis monooxygenase family protein has protein sequence MINVGLYYRVKKGHEEEFEKSFQGVVNFLKGFHGFVDAKLYKRVDDPQEYLIYSEWDSLETFKKFVSSKEYKDTTGYGKSILEGIPKHRILQEING, from the coding sequence ATGATAAATGTAGGTCTTTATTATAGAGTAAAGAAAGGTCATGAAGAGGAATTCGAGAAGTCATTTCAAGGAGTCGTCAACTTCCTCAAGGGTTTTCACGGTTTCGTAGACGCTAAACTTTACAAAAGGGTTGACGATCCTCAAGAGTACTTAATATACAGTGAGTGGGACTCCCTTGAGACGTTTAAGAAGTTCGTCTCAAGCAAGGAATACAAGGACACCACTGGATATGGTAAGTCTATACTGGAGGGTATACCTAAACATAGGATCTTGCAGGAGATAAACGGATAA